The Candidatus Hoaglandella endobia DNA window CAGCAGCAGAGGTAGCCATTTTTCACCGTTGATCGCTGGTAATGATAACGTTAGACTCTTATCCTTCGGCAGGGGAGGTATTCCCTCCCCGCCGTACTCCCAGTTACCGCGTATCATAGTAATTTGGTTTGTCAATAATAACCACTGACTGTTAAAACTGTTAATGCCACCGCAATGTCCACTCATCAATAAGGCGTGCATGTCTCCCTGTACGTTTACCTCTAGCGTTAGCGGTTTGCCACTGACCTTATACAACGGAGCAGGCAAGTAACTGCTGACATTTGTTAAATTGCTTTTAAAAGCAATCTTATAGCGCATTTCTCCTTTTATTGGCATAGTGATGGCAATATCACTATGCCAATCAGCGTGACCACTGATCATTTTTACCATGTGATGGGGCAAGTTAGGCAATGCGTTGAGCGACCAATTGCCTTTAATACCGACGTTAACGTCGAAGCTAGTCGATTTTTCCAGCGTAGTAAAATTTATTAATATAGGTTGGCCAAACCATTTACCGTATATAGCATCACTGTCCAAGTTACCGTTATTATAGCATAACTTGCCGTTAAGCCGTTCTAGTGTGGTGCTCATAGATTTAATGTATAAAGAGTTATCAGTAAGTACTATATTGCCGGAAGCGGTAATCGACTGGCCATTAAGCGGAATATCAAGATGCAAATCGCCCATCACTGCCCCGCTAAGCTGGAGTTCATCCAACGTTTGCCCCAAGGAGACCTTAAGTGGCGTTTGCATAAAATAGTCTTTTATAGCGCTACCAGCGCCGCTGATATTAGCTTTAATTAATAGCTGTTGTTTAGAATAGTCGGGAATACTTGCAGTGATATTTTTGCCGATATTTTTACCAAGCTTGGTCTGTGGCGTATACATAAATAATCCGTTGTTAACAAAATTTAAATCAATATCTAGCTGTTTTAGCGCAGGCCAACCTGATTCAAAGAGATACTCTGCTTGACGTAGCGGTGCCCATATCTCGAATTTACCGTCGTTATGCTTAAATGGAAAACGGCTGGGATTTCCGGCAAATAATAGGGTAGCGTTATCTACATGCCCTCCTTTAATAGCGCCAGCTAGATAGTCTACCAAATGGGTTCCCATCAAAGGTTCGGGGTAATAACGCCAGGCTTCGGTGGCGTCAGTTAAATGCAGACCAGCAATGATGTCGAGCCAGGTCTCTCCTTTTACTGGTTTATGGAAATAAACATTTCCTTTAACCAAAAAGGATTGCGCCCGCGCATAGATATTACGTCCCCACAAGAACAGACCATCTCGCGGATTATGCCGCCAGTCAATAGTAGCGCAGGCGTGGGATAGCGCTATAGGCGCGCGAAACATGCCCTGATAGGGTAAATTGCTATTTTTCAGTGCTAAAGTTAGCCGCCCCGCTGCTAATGAACCTGAGACCGAGCCGGAAACATGGTCAGCCCCAGGCAGAAACTGCCATGGGAGCCAACTAAGATCTTGCCACTGCGCTTGAAAGCGTGTATAGCTAGCGTTGTTTAGGGGGATATCTAACGCTAGCGAAGTCAGTTCACCGCGCGGTTGCAGATCATGCCAACTGGCGCTAAATTTAGGAGTTACTGCTGAAATAATCGATAATATCGGGGTTAATCTCTCAAAATTGAGCGCCCCAAATCGCAGGCAGATCTCACCTGTATGATCAGGAAAAAAAAGATGGTATTTCGCTGGTAACCAGAATACAGAGAGCGTCGTTGGTGCCCAGGATTTTCCATCAATGGCGATGTTTAACGCTGGCATATCCAATTGCCAGGCGTCCTGCTGTTGATGTTTTTTATTTATTTTTATCGACAGCCGATCGATATCTAGGCGATGAGACTGCTCGCTATTTGTCCAAAGTGCTACTCCCCGGTTGAGTATTGCATCGACTCCAGTAATTTTGCCTTGATCGAGATCAATCCAGGCTGACAAATTTAACTCGGTACTTTGCAGCCTGTGGGTATTACTTTGAAAAAGTAGGTCAAGCCAGGGTGTTAAATCAACATTCCAGGTCTGAAAGTAAAATTTTCCCTTATTAAGTAACCCCTGTTCATCGTGCAGATCCATACGCGCGTCGATCATACCTTGCTGTGATTCAGTGCTTGACAAGGCTATTTTAACTTCCGCACGGTGGCGATTGGAGGTATTTAACCAGGTTAACTGTGGCACAGATAGACGAGTTCGTTCCCCCGAAGATTTCAAAAAAGTAAGCTGGCTATTATATAAGATAATTTGGTCAAATTGACGAAGAAAAAAATTAAAAATTCTGTTATAACTAATGGTGATACTATGGTGATCACTGCCCATAAACTTGGTATTAAGATCAAGTTGCAAACTATAAAAAGTTACGTCGCGAAACTGCCAGCGCCAATGAAGCAAAGACTGCCAAACATCCAACGCCAATGTTACGTGTTGCACTTGCAGTTGACCGTCAGGGGTAGTGGCGTCAATCCCGTCGATATTAAATGTAGGTCCAAAAGATTGCCAACTGCCGTGTAACTGCTGCAGCCAGATTTTGGCATCAAAAGCTCGATTCAATACAGAGACAATTTGCGGGCGAAACCGATCTAGGTGTGGCAAAGCTAGCCTTAAACCACTAACTGTTAAAGCCACCAGGACGATTAGGTTGGCGACAATCGCCATCATTATCCCCGGTAGTCTTTTCACGCCTTTCTCCTTAGCCTATATGATCATAACATGATCATCACATAAAATTGCTCCCGAATGTAGAGTTTGTGATTTAATCTGGACTTTTACTTGTGTGCCAAATATATCTGTAACGTATCTTCAAACGCTGCCGGTGCATTAACATCATTATATAAATGATGCATGCGCATAATTGAACCTACAATTCTATTGTACACTGTGTGGTTGCAGCATTAAATTATAAAAACTAACCCTCACCACCTACCTATATACTCTACCTCGGACGTTGTCCGGCTACTTTTTAGTACCTGCCAGCGCAAAATTTATTAATTCCCCTAGTTCCTACTTAGGACCAAATTAAGTAATTTGAGTTTTATTGTACGCCAAACTGGTAGCAGATTTTACGCATCAGTAGAAATAGCCATGGCCATAGCAAGCCATCTATCATGCTGCTCCAAAAGATTTCAGGACGAAAAAAAAGATTAATAACTAAAAAACCAACACTAAATACTATTAGCTGAGTAGTTAATGATAGCAGTATCACAATCAATGCCTGTAGATAAATATTCATGTGCTGAAATAACTGAAATTTTACTACTAGATAGGCCAAAATGCTTAGCGCAAGCGCTCTTATGCCAAGGATAGAACCTAGAATAAGGTCTATAACTAAACCTATAATAAAACCGGTTCCTACATTGATCCGGTGTGGCAGCGCATTTACCCAATAAATTAGAAGTAGGTTAATCCACGAAGGCCGCAAAAAATAAAGTTGCGGTGGCCAGGGCATTGTTTGAAAAATAATGGCAATAAAAAATGAGAGCCATATTATCTGGACACCGTAACAGTGATGGTGATAACGATTCATTGCGGTACTCCTGCGCTGCTAAATCTAAA harbors:
- the yhdP gene encoding AsmA2 domain-containing protein YhdP, whose product is MKRLPGIMMAIVANLIVLVALTVSGLRLALPHLDRFRPQIVSVLNRAFDAKIWLQQLHGSWQSFGPTFNIDGIDATTPDGQLQVQHVTLALDVWQSLLHWRWQFRDVTFYSLQLDLNTKFMGSDHHSITISYNRIFNFFLRQFDQIILYNSQLTFLKSSGERTRLSVPQLTWLNTSNRHRAEVKIALSSTESQQGMIDARMDLHDEQGLLNKGKFYFQTWNVDLTPWLDLLFQSNTHRLQSTELNLSAWIDLDQGKITGVDAILNRGVALWTNSEQSHRLDIDRLSIKINKKHQQQDAWQLDMPALNIAIDGKSWAPTTLSVFWLPAKYHLFFPDHTGEICLRFGALNFERLTPILSIISAVTPKFSASWHDLQPRGELTSLALDIPLNNASYTRFQAQWQDLSWLPWQFLPGADHVSGSVSGSLAAGRLTLALKNSNLPYQGMFRAPIALSHACATIDWRHNPRDGLFLWGRNIYARAQSFLVKGNVYFHKPVKGETWLDIIAGLHLTDATEAWRYYPEPLMGTHLVDYLAGAIKGGHVDNATLLFAGNPSRFPFKHNDGKFEIWAPLRQAEYLFESGWPALKQLDIDLNFVNNGLFMYTPQTKLGKNIGKNITASIPDYSKQQLLIKANISGAGSAIKDYFMQTPLKVSLGQTLDELQLSGAVMGDLHLDIPLNGQSITASGNIVLTDNSLYIKSMSTTLERLNGKLCYNNGNLDSDAIYGKWFGQPILINFTTLEKSTSFDVNVGIKGNWSLNALPNLPHHMVKMISGHADWHSDIAITMPIKGEMRYKIAFKSNLTNVSSYLPAPLYKVSGKPLTLEVNVQGDMHALLMSGHCGGINSFNSQWLLLTNQITMIRGNWEYGGEGIPPLPKDKSLTLSLPAINGEKWLPLLLKPPALTGETQTAVWLQFPDTLKLSTPALTLGRQIWHQLVLTSNKLASGSKVTAHGQEINGTLTILNHAPWRAELAYLYYNPVINIDSSVVYPSGELYSTSDTLDTWPTMLFTCQQCWLRGINIGRVSATITSKQDQLLLTSFVDTGKIYLTTEVSWRHTRSKNQTSLKGTISGNDIGDAADYLGLVTPLRDAPFNLDYDLHWLATPWPLDISSLNGVLHTQLGKGKIENISSGSAGRIMRLVSFNTLLRKLKFNFSDYLGKGFYFDFIKGTSWLKDGTLHTNDLWLDGLEANVAISGDIDLNRQQINIEAVIVPEILATVGVATAIIINPLLGAAVFAASKVLQPLWNKLSLIRYHISGNLDVPKITDIMHQTLPVKNCAKEH
- the mreD gene encoding rod shape-determining protein MreD, which codes for MNRYHHHCYGVQIIWLSFFIAIIFQTMPWPPQLYFLRPSWINLLLIYWVNALPHRINVGTGFIIGLVIDLILGSILGIRALALSILAYLVVKFQLFQHMNIYLQALIVILLSLTTQLIVFSVGFLVINLFFRPEIFWSSMIDGLLWPWLFLLMRKICYQFGVQ